In Gemmata obscuriglobus, a single genomic region encodes these proteins:
- a CDS encoding response regulator → MMSHDTSQRIAQPHPPDRRAILVAEDDDAVREFVRIVLEQANFRVSTAPNGRAAGDLFEADPLAFDMLLTDVVMPLATGVELAARVRAARPELPVLFMSAFPGSPGLAPCPLPPGTVLLEKPFSLVQLIERVRTTLAADEAA, encoded by the coding sequence ATGATGTCGCACGACACCTCCCAGCGTATCGCCCAACCTCACCCACCAGACCGGCGCGCGATCCTCGTTGCCGAGGACGACGACGCAGTCCGCGAGTTCGTCCGTATTGTGCTGGAGCAGGCCAACTTCCGGGTCAGCACGGCCCCGAACGGCCGCGCCGCCGGCGACCTGTTCGAAGCCGACCCGCTGGCGTTCGACATGCTGCTGACGGACGTGGTCATGCCGCTGGCGACCGGCGTCGAGCTGGCCGCCCGGGTGCGCGCCGCCCGGCCCGAGTTGCCGGTACTGTTCATGTCCGCGTTCCCGGGCAGCCCCGGCCTGGCCCCGTGCCCCCTTCCCCCCGGGACCGTGTTGCTCGAAAAGCCGTTCTCGTTGGTCCAATTGATCGAGCGCGTCCGCACAACACTTGCGGCCGACGAGGCCGCCTGA
- a CDS encoding molybdopterin oxidoreductase family protein: MTALPPIPLATLSQPELAVRTHCPYCAFQCGILMGEDLGGDRPRISGDPHFPVNNGQLCVKGWSSAALLGHPQRVTVPQLRDGRGRWRPAEWDEALDFVAAKLASIRERCGADANGVFGSGALTNEKAYLLGKFARVALGTANIDYNGRFCMASAAGAQNRAFGIDRGLPFPVADVERAEVVLLVGANTADTLPPMMQWFDRQRANGGRLVVADPRRTPTARRADLFLQVTPGTDLALANGLLYIAIEEHIVDGRYIADRTNGFAAARAVVLQYHPARVERLTGVSESQLRQAVRWLATARSSMVLTGRGTEQHSKGVDSVHAWINLMLALGKVGKPHSGFGTLTGQGNGQGGREHGQKADQLPGYRLIEVDAHREAVASVWGVDAASLPRKGKSAYELLDVLSGEVKSLFVMGSNVAVAAPNLARILPKLQALELLVVCDAFHNETSEHAHVFLPVYQWAEEEGTLTNLEGRVIRRRTVARPPTGPRSDLRVLYDLALRLGVGDKFAFRSAEHVFDELKRATAGAPADYSGISYAKIERQDGVFWPCRSEDDPGTPRMFTERFHHPDGRANFFAVEHREAGEEPSAEFPLFFTTGRYKEHYNSGAQTRGVGKLANAQLLPRLEIHPRLARRHRVSTGSRVTVESRRAKVEFVAEVTADIRPDTLFAPFHWGGRQAANLLTSGVLDPTSRMPEFKLAAVRIASVRDGAQG, encoded by the coding sequence GTGACCGCGCTCCCGCCGATCCCGCTGGCAACGCTGTCGCAGCCGGAGCTGGCGGTGCGGACGCACTGCCCGTACTGCGCGTTCCAGTGCGGCATCCTGATGGGCGAGGACCTCGGCGGCGACCGGCCACGAATCAGCGGGGACCCGCACTTTCCGGTCAACAACGGGCAGTTGTGCGTCAAAGGGTGGTCGTCGGCCGCGCTGCTCGGGCACCCGCAGCGGGTCACCGTGCCGCAGTTGCGCGACGGCCGGGGACGGTGGCGGCCGGCGGAATGGGACGAGGCACTCGACTTCGTTGCAGCGAAGCTCGCTTCGATCCGCGAGCGGTGCGGCGCCGACGCGAACGGGGTGTTCGGGTCCGGCGCGCTGACCAACGAGAAGGCTTACCTCCTCGGGAAGTTCGCCCGGGTCGCGCTGGGCACCGCCAACATCGATTACAACGGCCGGTTCTGCATGGCGAGCGCCGCCGGGGCACAGAACCGGGCGTTCGGGATCGACCGCGGGCTGCCGTTCCCGGTCGCCGACGTGGAGCGGGCCGAGGTGGTGCTGTTGGTCGGGGCGAACACGGCCGACACGCTGCCGCCGATGATGCAGTGGTTCGATAGGCAGCGCGCCAACGGCGGGCGCCTCGTCGTGGCGGACCCACGCCGCACCCCGACGGCCCGGCGCGCGGACCTCTTCCTCCAGGTGACACCGGGCACCGACCTCGCCCTTGCTAACGGTCTGCTCTACATCGCGATCGAAGAGCATATTGTGGACGGGCGGTACATTGCGGACCGTACAAACGGGTTCGCTGCGGCGCGGGCGGTGGTGCTCCAGTATCACCCGGCGCGGGTGGAGCGGCTCACGGGCGTGTCGGAATCGCAGTTGCGCCAGGCGGTCCGCTGGCTGGCGACCGCACGGAGTTCGATGGTGCTGACCGGGCGCGGCACCGAGCAGCACAGCAAGGGCGTGGACAGCGTTCACGCGTGGATCAACCTGATGCTCGCGCTCGGGAAGGTCGGCAAGCCGCACAGCGGGTTCGGCACGCTCACCGGCCAGGGGAACGGACAGGGCGGGCGCGAGCACGGGCAGAAGGCCGACCAGCTCCCCGGGTACCGGCTGATCGAGGTGGACGCGCACCGCGAGGCGGTCGCGAGCGTGTGGGGCGTCGATGCTGCGTCGCTGCCGCGCAAGGGGAAGAGCGCTTACGAACTTCTGGACGTGCTCAGCGGCGAGGTGAAGAGCCTGTTCGTGATGGGCTCGAACGTCGCGGTCGCGGCCCCGAACCTCGCCCGCATCCTGCCGAAGTTACAGGCGCTCGAACTGTTGGTCGTGTGCGATGCGTTCCATAACGAGACGAGCGAACACGCTCACGTTTTTCTCCCCGTTTACCAGTGGGCCGAGGAAGAGGGGACGCTGACCAACCTCGAAGGCCGGGTGATCCGGCGCCGGACGGTCGCCCGGCCGCCCACCGGCCCCCGCAGCGACCTGCGCGTGCTGTACGACCTCGCGCTGCGCCTCGGTGTCGGAGACAAATTCGCGTTCCGCTCGGCGGAGCACGTGTTCGACGAGCTGAAGCGCGCGACCGCCGGCGCCCCGGCCGATTACTCCGGCATCAGTTACGCGAAGATCGAGCGCCAGGACGGGGTGTTCTGGCCGTGCCGGAGCGAGGACGACCCCGGCACGCCGCGGATGTTCACCGAGCGGTTTCATCACCCCGACGGGCGGGCGAATTTCTTCGCGGTCGAGCACCGGGAGGCGGGTGAGGAGCCGAGCGCGGAGTTCCCGCTGTTCTTCACGACCGGGCGCTACAAGGAGCACTACAACTCCGGCGCCCAGACGCGCGGCGTCGGCAAGCTCGCGAACGCGCAACTGCTGCCGCGCCTGGAGATCCACCCGCGACTGGCCCGGCGGCACCGCGTTTCCACCGGCAGCCGTGTTACGGTCGAGAGCCGCCGCGCGAAAGTGGAGTTCGTGGCCGAGGTGACCGCCGACATCCGCCCGGACACGCTGTTCGCGCCGTTCCACTGGGGCGGGCGCCAGGCAGCGAACCTGCTCACGAGCGGCGTGCTTGACCCGACGAGCCGGATGCCCGAGTTCAAGCTCGCCGCGGTTCGCATCGCCAGCGTGCGCGACGGGGCGCAGGGGTAA
- a CDS encoding protein kinase domain-containing protein, whose translation MSASISTPPLNPLPPRHRAGRNEVLAAVLDPTRLPTAPAVALQVVNAASKSDCEPSEIVALLALDSALCGKLLRAVNSCIYGLKQPIASVARAVHVLGLNTVRSLALGLSLPAVKVGRGADQMTRDYWMSSVGGAIIARELAVLTRRSSPDDDLVAGLLRDLGELLLRQMFPDAWLRHVAYYGEGLVEDPCGAEVASFGIDHADVTAEILQQWKLPADIVEPIRYHHQPELATAASKVQQNRAELLQFSNYMVHLDRVAQNPDLLARVMMTAKERFHLPRTALVAFLQSVAPKIEAFASVLNQDIGQCPDYATVLAAGAQELVNLTVETSRTRMSGPSASHRTPAPPPSRSTARTQALPDDSTPPPTHCDVKGLPDFRPEFAKKLPECGCRLGGYELRSLLGRGAMGVVFKAFEPSLHRFVAIKVLAPELTASASARARFAREARVAASIQHENAVGIYAVREAAGVTYLAMEYVRGSCLEARVEQHGPLPVLLAVNVARQIASGLAAAHAKGVIHRDIKPANILLEDDTGRAKITDFGLARIADDAKMTADGALIGTPFFMAPETVQGEEADSRSDLFGLGGVMYHMVTGKVPFPGQTVAAVFNAVCGSEPLRPSLVRAAVPDWFEEVILRLLRKDPAARYPDAASVAAILGEYC comes from the coding sequence GTGTCGGCATCTATTTCCACGCCCCCACTCAACCCGCTACCGCCGCGCCACCGCGCCGGCCGGAACGAGGTACTGGCCGCGGTCCTCGACCCGACCCGGCTGCCCACCGCGCCGGCGGTCGCGCTCCAGGTGGTGAACGCGGCCTCCAAATCGGACTGCGAGCCGTCCGAGATCGTCGCCCTCCTGGCCCTCGATTCGGCCCTGTGCGGCAAGCTCCTGCGGGCCGTGAACTCGTGCATCTACGGGCTCAAGCAGCCGATCGCGTCGGTCGCCCGCGCGGTCCACGTGCTCGGCCTCAACACCGTGCGCTCGCTCGCCCTCGGGCTGTCGCTGCCCGCCGTGAAGGTGGGCCGCGGTGCCGACCAGATGACCCGCGACTACTGGATGTCGTCGGTCGGCGGGGCCATCATCGCCCGCGAGCTGGCCGTCCTCACCCGCCGGTCGAGCCCCGACGACGACCTGGTCGCGGGCCTGCTCCGCGACCTCGGCGAGCTGCTCCTGCGGCAGATGTTCCCGGACGCGTGGCTGCGGCACGTCGCGTACTACGGGGAGGGGCTGGTCGAGGACCCGTGCGGGGCCGAGGTCGCCTCGTTCGGCATCGACCACGCCGACGTGACCGCCGAGATCCTCCAGCAGTGGAAGCTCCCGGCCGACATCGTCGAGCCGATCCGCTACCACCACCAGCCCGAGCTGGCGACCGCCGCGTCGAAGGTGCAGCAGAACCGGGCCGAGCTGCTCCAGTTCTCCAACTACATGGTCCACCTCGACCGGGTGGCCCAGAACCCGGACCTGCTGGCGCGGGTGATGATGACCGCCAAGGAGCGGTTCCACCTGCCCCGCACCGCCCTGGTCGCGTTCCTCCAGAGCGTGGCCCCCAAGATCGAGGCGTTCGCCTCGGTGCTGAACCAGGACATCGGCCAGTGCCCGGACTACGCGACCGTGCTCGCGGCCGGCGCGCAGGAGCTGGTGAACCTGACGGTCGAGACCAGCCGCACCCGGATGAGCGGCCCGTCCGCGTCCCACCGCACGCCGGCGCCCCCGCCGAGCCGGTCCACGGCCCGGACCCAGGCCCTCCCGGACGACTCGACGCCCCCGCCCACCCACTGCGACGTGAAGGGGCTCCCCGATTTCCGGCCCGAGTTCGCCAAGAAGTTGCCCGAGTGCGGGTGCCGGCTCGGCGGGTACGAGCTGCGCAGCCTGCTCGGGCGCGGGGCGATGGGGGTGGTGTTCAAGGCGTTCGAGCCGAGCCTGCACCGGTTCGTGGCGATCAAGGTGCTGGCCCCGGAGCTGACCGCCAGCGCGAGCGCACGCGCCCGGTTCGCCCGCGAGGCCCGGGTCGCGGCCTCGATCCAGCACGAGAACGCGGTCGGCATCTACGCGGTGCGCGAGGCGGCCGGGGTCACCTACCTCGCCATGGAGTACGTCCGGGGCAGCTGCCTGGAGGCGCGGGTCGAGCAGCACGGGCCGCTGCCCGTCCTGCTGGCGGTGAACGTGGCCCGGCAGATCGCGTCGGGGCTGGCGGCCGCCCACGCCAAGGGGGTCATCCACCGCGACATCAAGCCCGCCAACATCCTGCTGGAGGACGACACCGGGCGCGCCAAGATCACCGACTTCGGCCTCGCCCGGATCGCCGACGACGCCAAAATGACCGCCGACGGCGCGCTGATCGGCACCCCGTTCTTCATGGCCCCCGAAACGGTCCAGGGGGAGGAGGCGGACTCCCGCTCCGACCTGTTCGGGCTGGGCGGGGTCATGTATCACATGGTAACCGGCAAGGTGCCCTTCCCCGGGCAGACGGTGGCGGCGGTGTTCAACGCCGTGTGCGGCAGCGAGCCGCTGCGGCCCAGCCTGGTGCGGGCCGCCGTGCCGGACTGGTTCGAGGAGGTGATCCTGAGGCTGTTGCGGAAGGACCCGGCCGCCCGGTACCCGGACGCCGCGAGCGTGGCCGCGATACTCGGGGAGTATTGCTAA
- a CDS encoding FAD-dependent oxidoreductase produces the protein MKKRLAIVGNGMAASRLLDELVRRNAAAQFEVSVFGEESRGAYNRILLGRVLSGEAPEAIALKPAEWYVDRGVTFHAGVRVAQIDPVGRRLTTSTGDAHPYDVCVLATGSSPLVPPVTGLKSDDGSPRDGVHVFRTVEDCIAIRDRAKPGSCAVVVGGGLLGLEAAKALGDLGLRVTVLHLNEVLMSAQLDKHGGELLRLALEKTGLFVRTGTTADEVIGNGHVEAVRLRTGEVVPADLVVFACGIVPRVEVAKASGVPVNRAVLVNDLLATQVPGVYAVGECAEHNGLVYGLVQPIWEQCAVLADVLTGTNPRARYRGSKIYARLKVAGVEVASFGVPDAQLPTDEVLQVFEERRGVYRKLIVRDGKLVGAMLVGCAEAAPALVQMFDRDEPLPQNRLDVLATGNAPTAATEREICNCNHVTEAALVGAIRDGCDTLPALCEATRAGTGCGSCRGQLVTLLATHAPVAAR, from the coding sequence ATGAAGAAGCGCCTCGCGATCGTCGGGAACGGCATGGCCGCCAGCCGGCTGCTCGACGAACTCGTGCGCCGGAACGCCGCCGCGCAGTTCGAGGTTTCGGTCTTCGGCGAAGAGTCGCGCGGCGCGTACAATCGCATTCTGCTCGGCCGGGTGCTGTCGGGCGAGGCACCCGAAGCGATCGCGCTCAAGCCCGCTGAGTGGTACGTGGACCGGGGGGTAACGTTCCACGCCGGGGTGCGGGTCGCCCAGATCGACCCGGTCGGGCGGCGGCTCACCACCAGCACCGGCGACGCCCACCCCTACGACGTGTGCGTGCTGGCGACGGGCAGCTCACCGCTCGTTCCGCCGGTAACGGGACTGAAGAGCGACGACGGCTCCCCGCGCGACGGCGTTCACGTGTTCCGCACGGTCGAAGATTGCATAGCGATTCGCGACCGCGCTAAACCCGGGAGCTGCGCGGTTGTGGTCGGGGGCGGGCTGCTGGGACTGGAGGCCGCCAAGGCACTTGGGGACCTCGGTCTGCGCGTCACGGTACTGCACCTCAACGAGGTGCTCATGAGCGCCCAGCTCGACAAGCACGGCGGCGAACTCCTGCGGCTGGCGCTGGAGAAAACCGGTCTGTTCGTTCGCACCGGCACCACCGCGGACGAGGTCATCGGGAACGGTCACGTCGAGGCCGTGCGGCTGCGCACCGGTGAGGTGGTGCCCGCGGACCTGGTCGTCTTCGCCTGCGGGATTGTGCCCCGGGTGGAGGTCGCGAAGGCGTCCGGGGTTCCCGTCAACCGCGCGGTCCTTGTGAACGACCTGCTCGCGACCCAGGTGCCCGGGGTATACGCGGTCGGCGAGTGCGCCGAGCACAACGGACTGGTGTACGGGCTCGTCCAGCCGATCTGGGAGCAGTGCGCCGTGCTGGCCGATGTCCTCACCGGAACGAACCCGCGCGCCCGCTATCGGGGTTCCAAGATTTATGCGCGGCTCAAGGTGGCCGGCGTCGAAGTCGCCAGCTTCGGCGTGCCGGACGCGCAGCTCCCCACGGACGAGGTGCTCCAGGTGTTCGAGGAGCGGCGGGGCGTGTACCGCAAGCTCATCGTCCGCGACGGCAAACTCGTCGGGGCGATGCTGGTGGGCTGCGCCGAGGCCGCGCCCGCGCTGGTGCAGATGTTCGATCGCGATGAGCCGCTTCCCCAGAACCGCCTGGACGTTCTCGCGACCGGGAACGCCCCGACCGCCGCGACCGAGCGCGAAATCTGTAACTGCAACCACGTGACCGAGGCGGCGCTCGTCGGAGCGATCCGCGACGGCTGTGACACTCTCCCCGCGCTCTGCGAGGCGACCCGGGCCGGTACCGGCTGCGGGTCGTGTCGCGGGCAACTTGTGACGCTCCTGGCGACCCACGCCCCCGTGGCCGCCCGCTGA
- a CDS encoding ABC transporter ATP-binding protein gives MSLVVDNVSKEYATRATPLSVLRGASLRLDRGDAIAVMGPSGSGKSTLLHILGTLDRPTGGTVALDGTDPFALPEAELSTFRNSKIGFVFQDHHLLPQCSVLENVLIPTLVNKTTGPAETEAYARQLLDRVGLGARLDHRPAELSGGERQRVAVARALVLKPTLLLADEPTGNLDRTSAHAVGELLLELHRQERTVLVVVTHSADLAKLFPRRFEMNDGALQPA, from the coding sequence ATGTCACTCGTCGTTGATAACGTCTCGAAAGAGTACGCCACCCGTGCCACCCCGCTGTCGGTGCTGCGCGGGGCCTCGCTCCGGCTCGACCGCGGCGACGCGATCGCCGTGATGGGGCCCTCCGGGTCCGGGAAGAGCACGCTGCTCCACATCCTCGGGACCCTCGACCGGCCCACCGGCGGGACGGTGGCGCTCGACGGCACCGACCCCTTCGCGCTCCCCGAAGCCGAACTGAGCACGTTTCGGAACTCGAAGATCGGGTTCGTGTTCCAGGACCACCACCTGCTGCCGCAGTGCTCGGTGCTGGAGAACGTCCTCATCCCCACGCTGGTGAACAAAACCACCGGCCCGGCGGAAACCGAAGCCTACGCCCGGCAACTGCTCGACCGCGTCGGGCTGGGGGCGCGGCTCGACCACCGCCCCGCGGAACTGTCCGGCGGCGAGCGCCAGCGGGTGGCGGTCGCGCGGGCGCTCGTACTCAAACCGACCCTCCTGCTCGCCGACGAGCCGACCGGCAACCTCGACCGCACCAGCGCCCACGCGGTCGGCGAGCTGCTGCTCGAACTGCACCGGCAGGAGCGCACGGTGCTGGTCGTGGTGACGCACAGCGCCGACCTGGCGAAGCTGTTCCCGCGCCGGTTCGAGATGAACGACGGCGCGCTCCAACCCGCCTGA
- a CDS encoding MFS transporter: protein MTPDSHSAAAPAAGQRARVLTLSTVAFTLLFAVWLMLGMLSIKIKPELGLTDGQLYNLTIAAILSGALLRFHFGVWTDRYGGRRVMTALILFAVVPTFLVSRVTSYTELLICAVLYGVAGNSFSVGIAWCAAWFPKERQGLALGVFGAGNVGASVTKLVGPILIAAVPAAGFFGGVVPGGWRFIPVAYAGLLVLLALAVWFLSPREDRRPARGRPLSELMAPMKHARVWEYSLQYTVVFGAYVALSGVLPQFYYATYGKQLAVSFHLNEQLVSEFDTIKGLKGDAYTAHLNAHPVVKDDLNTLSKWIGLLAAVCFVFPASLLRPVGGWLSDKYGAARVMAAVFVAMLVAGLALVLPLGLGVWGFTGALFMLGAGMGVGKASVYKMIPDHFPREVGAVGGLVGLLGALGGVLLPLAWAAVPGSTFAALLTLTIISAMWFAAGLVLERKPAAVPA, encoded by the coding sequence ATGACCCCCGACTCACACTCTGCCGCGGCCCCCGCGGCGGGACAACGCGCGCGCGTGCTCACGTTGTCCACGGTCGCTTTCACGCTGCTGTTTGCGGTCTGGCTCATGCTCGGGATGCTGAGCATCAAGATTAAGCCCGAACTCGGGCTGACCGACGGGCAGCTCTACAACCTCACGATCGCCGCGATCCTGTCCGGGGCGCTGTTGCGGTTCCACTTCGGCGTCTGGACCGACCGCTACGGCGGGCGCCGGGTGATGACCGCGCTGATCCTCTTCGCCGTGGTCCCGACGTTTCTGGTCAGCCGTGTGACGAGTTACACGGAACTGCTCATTTGCGCGGTTTTGTACGGCGTGGCCGGTAACTCGTTCTCGGTCGGCATCGCGTGGTGCGCGGCGTGGTTCCCGAAGGAGCGCCAGGGGCTGGCGCTGGGCGTGTTCGGGGCCGGCAACGTGGGCGCGTCGGTGACCAAGCTCGTCGGGCCGATTCTGATCGCCGCGGTGCCGGCGGCGGGGTTCTTTGGCGGTGTGGTGCCGGGCGGGTGGCGGTTCATTCCGGTTGCCTATGCGGGTCTCTTGGTGCTGTTGGCGCTGGCGGTCTGGTTCCTGTCGCCGCGCGAGGACCGGCGCCCGGCGCGGGGGCGGCCCCTCTCCGAACTGATGGCACCGATGAAACACGCCCGCGTGTGGGAGTACAGCCTCCAGTACACCGTTGTGTTCGGCGCGTACGTCGCGCTCTCCGGCGTGCTGCCGCAGTTCTACTACGCGACCTACGGCAAACAACTGGCCGTGAGCTTCCACCTGAACGAACAGCTCGTGAGCGAGTTCGACACCATCAAGGGGCTCAAGGGCGACGCCTACACCGCGCACCTGAACGCGCACCCGGTTGTGAAGGACGACCTGAACACCCTGTCGAAGTGGATCGGGCTCCTGGCGGCGGTGTGCTTCGTGTTCCCCGCGAGCCTGTTGCGGCCGGTGGGCGGGTGGCTGTCCGACAAGTACGGTGCCGCGCGGGTCATGGCGGCGGTGTTCGTCGCCATGCTGGTGGCCGGGCTGGCGCTGGTCCTGCCGTTGGGGCTCGGCGTGTGGGGCTTCACGGGCGCGCTGTTCATGTTGGGGGCGGGGATGGGCGTGGGCAAAGCGAGCGTGTACAAGATGATCCCCGACCACTTCCCGCGCGAAGTCGGCGCGGTGGGCGGGCTCGTGGGGCTGCTCGGGGCGCTGGGCGGGGTGCTGCTGCCGCTGGCCTGGGCGGCAGTGCCGGGCAGCACGTTCGCCGCGTTGCTAACACTGACGATCATTAGCGCGATGTGGTTCGCGGCCGGGCTAGTGCTCGAACGTAAGCCCGCGGCAGTTCCTGCGTAG